A single Corynebacterium resistens DSM 45100 DNA region contains:
- a CDS encoding hotdog fold domain-containing protein → MTTSSQFDANANPSPVFRMYKKLSKKPGGKGLFSAAVSLKAPYFSTVLPRLQEMRPGYAEVKVPKWWLVNNHIKTFHAIAACNAAEYAMGMLAEASLPNTHRWLPKGMRTEYRTKSTGGLTARASAELPDFSQITRESGGQTVTVTIHFEDAAGNEPVYAEIDIWVTAKK, encoded by the coding sequence AACGCGAACCCCTCCCCCGTATTCCGCATGTACAAGAAATTGTCTAAGAAACCGGGCGGCAAGGGATTATTCTCAGCCGCGGTTTCCCTCAAGGCACCCTACTTCTCCACGGTGTTACCCCGCCTGCAGGAGATGCGCCCAGGATACGCCGAGGTCAAAGTTCCGAAGTGGTGGCTGGTCAACAACCACATCAAGACGTTCCACGCAATCGCGGCCTGTAACGCCGCGGAGTACGCCATGGGCATGCTCGCCGAGGCCTCCCTGCCGAACACCCACCGTTGGTTGCCGAAGGGGATGCGCACCGAATACCGCACTAAGTCCACAGGTGGACTCACAGCTCGTGCGAGCGCCGAACTCCCCGATTTCTCGCAGATCACTCGCGAGTCTGGTGGACAGACCGTAACGGTGACAATCCACTTTGAGGATGCTGCGGGCAACGAGCCCGTTTATGCCGAAATCGATATTTGGGTTACTGCCAAGAAGTAG
- a CDS encoding fluoride efflux transporter FluC: MGSLVEIIAVMLAGGAGAIARFGLDRRLKSARIGMPALTSLTVINVIGSIVLGLLLGIAYIYSGATPLSSHGEAIAGTRANTGFLSAWMIPMLGIGFCGGFTTFSTAIVEALPPRLRSHDGPATEHGASTKNPSPWAGFGQLLVMTAGCVVAALLGYVVALLLFAP, encoded by the coding sequence ATGGGCTCCCTTGTGGAAATTATTGCCGTGATGCTTGCCGGTGGCGCGGGCGCCATCGCCCGGTTTGGCTTAGATCGCAGGCTGAAATCTGCGCGCATTGGTATGCCAGCACTGACAAGCTTGACCGTGATTAACGTCATCGGCAGTATCGTGCTGGGGCTATTGCTCGGAATTGCCTACATATATAGCGGGGCTACTCCGCTTTCTAGCCACGGCGAAGCTATCGCAGGTACGCGCGCGAACACTGGATTTCTTTCGGCGTGGATGATCCCAATGCTGGGCATTGGTTTCTGTGGTGGATTCACCACTTTTTCCACGGCAATCGTTGAGGCCCTGCCACCACGGTTGAGAAGTCATGATGGCCCCGCAACCGAGCACGGGGCTTCCACAAAGAATCCGTCTCCATGGGCCGGGTTCGGGCAGTTGCTGGTCATGACGGCTGGATGCGTAGTAGCGGCACTACTGGGGTATGTAGTGGCGCTTTTGCTCTTCGCGCCTTAG
- a CDS encoding fluoride efflux transporter FluC, with protein MTITPAHSQPTVPRQYLWVFLGGMIGTFARWLLSTALPRVSLAPSSGNYLWDIWGMPGLSLMLCNAVGAGLLAVLITMYPDAKSNPRLLWGTGALGAFTSYSALASLAAGLEASSAQLRAGMEAFPTFGEVVGGFSYCLVSLLVGMIAAVAGRIWGAGIRGTQVVRSPQSAEVSGREPASGNPSVPPSHSSAEKESGKQEHTDQPTAGEE; from the coding sequence GTGACAATCACGCCCGCGCATTCTCAACCGACCGTGCCCCGACAGTACCTATGGGTATTTCTCGGTGGGATGATCGGTACTTTTGCGCGCTGGTTGTTATCTACGGCACTGCCACGGGTCTCGCTCGCGCCGAGCTCTGGAAACTATTTGTGGGATATCTGGGGAATGCCAGGCTTATCGCTGATGCTGTGCAATGCGGTGGGTGCAGGTTTGCTTGCTGTGTTAATCACCATGTATCCCGATGCGAAGTCGAACCCTCGCCTACTTTGGGGCACCGGAGCGTTGGGAGCTTTTACCTCCTACAGTGCGCTGGCTTCTTTGGCTGCGGGCCTCGAAGCCAGTTCTGCCCAACTACGCGCTGGCATGGAGGCTTTCCCCACGTTTGGTGAGGTGGTAGGTGGGTTCAGCTATTGCCTCGTGAGCCTATTGGTGGGAATGATTGCAGCTGTCGCTGGCCGGATCTGGGGTGCCGGGATCCGCGGTACACAAGTAGTGCGGTCACCGCAGTCCGCGGAAGTCTCTGGCCGAGAGCCTGCATCGGGGAATCCGTCGGTGCCACCTTCTCACAGTTCAGCGGAGAAGGAATCTGGCAAACAGGAGCATACTGACCAACCTACTGCGGGGGAGGAATGA
- a CDS encoding MarR family winged helix-turn-helix transcriptional regulator, translating to MSNHSAPNNRPSADSVTTRPSTDSKGDPRWLSTEEQATWRDWIFVTSRIDAAMARELQRNSELSLADYTVLVPLSEHPEQRERIAALAEILQWDRSRLSHQITRMSKRGLVRRESCAEDGRGAFVAIEPAGMDAIREAAPAHVESVRNYFFDLLDERDQQGMARVLRKLATQFEDQ from the coding sequence TTGAGTAACCACTCCGCGCCGAATAACCGGCCCTCGGCTGATTCCGTCACCACCCGCCCCTCCACTGACTCCAAGGGGGATCCCCGGTGGCTGTCAACCGAAGAACAAGCCACTTGGCGCGACTGGATTTTTGTCACTTCACGGATCGACGCCGCGATGGCCCGCGAGTTGCAACGCAACTCAGAACTATCGCTCGCCGACTATACGGTCCTAGTACCGCTATCTGAACATCCCGAGCAGCGGGAACGAATCGCGGCTCTCGCGGAGATTCTGCAGTGGGATCGTTCTCGGTTGTCACACCAGATCACACGCATGTCGAAGCGCGGTCTAGTGCGCCGCGAGTCCTGCGCTGAAGACGGCCGAGGCGCATTCGTCGCCATTGAACCAGCCGGCATGGATGCTATCAGGGAAGCTGCGCCGGCCCACGTGGAATCCGTGCGCAATTACTTCTTCGATCTCCTTGACGAGCGGGATCAGCAGGGCATGGCGCGGGTTCTCCGCAAACTAGCTACTCAATTTGAAGATCAGTAG
- the dnaB gene encoding replicative DNA helicase encodes MSPQNPDINFDDIPFPEEPPMEPGDTGVDSWSANNSQREGGRSGGFSGGKRDKYQDIAREMPQNIGAEQGVLGGMMLDKDAIADVVEILTGDDFYRPAHKTIFDTIWRLYGEGKEVDPVIVAGYLDRDGVLEAVGGAPYLHSILSKTPTSANVGYYAALVKEKSTLRKLVHAGTRIVQLGYSGIEGAEVATVVDNAQQEMFSITNDSASEDYEVFEALLESTMDEIEDLSSGGQAKGIETGFRDLDDLTNGLSGGQMVIVAARPGVGKSTLALDFMRSASIRQGKTSALFSLEMSKSEVMMRIFSAEANVHLSAMRGGKMDDEDWNRLTARIGEIAEAPIYIDDSPNLTMMEIRSKARRLKQQADLALVVVDYLQLMSSGKRVESRQQEVSEFSRQLKLLAKEVNVPVIAISQLNRGVEARGEDALPRVSDLRESGSLEQDADMVMLIHRPDSQNRDHERQGEADIILAKHRGGPIGTVTVAHQLQFSKFSDLARDIAPMP; translated from the coding sequence TGAGCCCGCAAAACCCTGATATCAACTTTGATGACATTCCGTTCCCGGAAGAACCTCCCATGGAACCGGGAGACACCGGTGTGGATTCTTGGAGCGCCAACAATTCCCAACGTGAAGGTGGGCGGTCAGGGGGTTTTAGCGGAGGTAAACGCGACAAATACCAAGATATAGCGCGGGAAATGCCGCAGAACATTGGCGCGGAACAAGGCGTGCTCGGTGGCATGATGCTCGATAAGGACGCGATTGCCGATGTGGTGGAGATACTCACGGGCGATGACTTCTACCGTCCCGCGCACAAGACTATTTTCGATACCATTTGGCGCCTTTATGGCGAAGGAAAAGAAGTCGACCCCGTCATCGTCGCGGGCTACCTCGATCGCGACGGTGTGCTGGAAGCGGTAGGTGGGGCACCTTACCTTCACAGCATTCTTTCGAAGACCCCTACCAGTGCAAACGTGGGTTACTACGCAGCGCTGGTCAAGGAGAAGTCCACGCTGCGCAAGCTCGTCCACGCTGGAACGCGGATTGTGCAGTTGGGATACTCCGGGATTGAGGGCGCGGAAGTTGCCACCGTCGTGGATAACGCCCAACAGGAGATGTTCTCCATCACCAATGATTCTGCGAGTGAAGACTATGAAGTCTTCGAGGCACTGCTGGAATCCACGATGGATGAAATTGAAGACTTAAGTTCCGGTGGGCAAGCAAAGGGCATCGAAACTGGTTTCCGGGATTTGGATGACCTCACCAATGGCCTTAGCGGTGGGCAGATGGTCATTGTGGCTGCACGCCCGGGTGTCGGTAAATCCACGCTGGCGTTGGACTTCATGCGAAGCGCTTCGATTCGCCAAGGTAAGACTTCGGCGCTGTTTAGTTTGGAAATGAGCAAGTCGGAAGTAATGATGCGCATCTTCTCGGCGGAAGCCAACGTGCACCTATCAGCGATGCGTGGTGGCAAGATGGATGACGAAGACTGGAATCGACTTACCGCCCGGATCGGCGAAATAGCAGAGGCCCCAATTTATATTGATGATTCGCCGAATCTAACGATGATGGAAATTCGTTCGAAGGCTAGAAGGCTGAAGCAACAGGCGGATCTAGCTCTAGTGGTCGTGGACTACCTACAGCTGATGAGCTCCGGAAAGCGAGTGGAATCTCGCCAGCAAGAAGTCTCCGAGTTTTCCCGCCAGCTTAAGCTGTTGGCCAAAGAGGTCAACGTGCCAGTCATCGCTATTTCGCAGCTCAACCGTGGCGTGGAGGCTCGTGGTGAGGATGCGCTGCCGAGGGTTTCTGACCTCCGTGAGTCCGGTTCGCTTGAGCAGGATGCAGACATGGTGATGCTGATCCACCGCCCTGATTCGCAGAACCGCGATCATGAACGCCAAGGTGAAGCGGACATTATCTTGGCAAAGCACCGTGGCGGACCCATTGGCACGGTCACTGTTGCTCACCAGCTGCAATTTTCCAAGTTCAGCGATCTGGCGCGGGACATCGCGCCAATGCCTTAA